From one Equus asinus isolate D_3611 breed Donkey chromosome 5, EquAss-T2T_v2, whole genome shotgun sequence genomic stretch:
- the PTAFR gene encoding platelet-activating factor receptor, with amino-acid sequence MESNNSSRVDSEFRYTLFPIVYSIIFVLGVIANSYVLWVFGHLYSSKKLNEIKIFMVNLTVADLLFLLTLPLWVVYYYNQGNWIFPKFLCNLTGCCFFINTYCSVAFLGVITYNRFQAVAKPIKTAQASTRKRGISLSLVIWLAIVAAASYFLFMDSTNIVPNKAGSGNITRCFEHYEKGSVPVLIIHIFLVFSFFLVFLIILVCNLVIIRKLLMQPEHLQRNAEVKRRALWMVCTVLAVFIICFVPHHMVQLPWTLAELGFQNNKFHQAINDAHQVTLCLLSTNCVLDPIIYCFLTKSFRKHLTQKLYSLRSSRKCPLATTETGIEGVMPLNQIPVNSLKN; translated from the coding sequence ATGGAGTCAAATAATAGCTCTCGTGTGGACTCTGAGTTTCGGTACACTCTCTTCCCGATTGTTTACAGCATCATCTTTGTGCTGGGGGTTATCGCCAACAGCTACGTGCTGTGGGTCTTTGGCCACTTGTACTCttccaagaaactcaatgagataAAGATCTTCATGGTGAACCTCACCGTGGCCGACCTGCTCTTCTTGCTCACCCTGCCACTGTGGGTGGTCTACTACTACAACCAGGGCAACTGGATTTTCCCCAAGTTCCTGTGCAACCTGACTGGCTGCTGCTTCTTCATCAACACCTACTGCTCTGTGGCCTTCCTGGGCGTCATCACTTACAACCGCTTCCAGGCAGTGGCAAAGCCCATCAAGACCGCTCAGGCCTCCACCCGCAAGCGTGGCATCTCTTTGTCCCTGGTCATCTGGCTGGCCATTGTGGCTGCTGCATCATACTTCTTATTCATGGATTCCACCAACATAGTGCCCAACAAGGCTGGCTCAGGCAACATCACTCGCTGCTTTGAGCATTATGAGAAAGGCAGTGTGCCAGTCCTCATCATCCACATCTTCCTGGTGTTCAGCTTCTTCCTTGTCTTCCTTATCATCCTCGTCTGCAACTTGGTCATCATCCGCAAGCTACTCATGCAGCCAGAGCATCTGCAGCGCAATGCAGAAGTCAAGCGCCGGGCACTGTGGATGGTCTGCACAGTCTTGGCTGTGTTCATCATCTGCTTTGTGCCCCACCACATGGTGCAGCTGCCCTGGaccctggctgagctgggcttCCAGAACAACAAATTCCACCAGGCTATTAACGATGCACATCAGGTCACCCTCTGCCTCCTTAGCACCAACTGTGTCTTAGACCCCATCATCTACTGTTTCCTCACCAAGAGTTTCCGCAAGCACCTCACCCAGAAATTATATAGTTTGCGCAGCAGCCGGAAATGCCCCCTGGCCACCACGGAGACGGGCATTGAAGGGGTCATGCCACTCAACCAGATCCCTGTCAATTCCCTCAAAAATTAG